The nucleotide sequence GTAGCGGCAATGGACAATTAGAGGGGAAATTAGCCCCAGATCCAGCCTTAAAAAACAACGCTCAAACCCCTTCAACGCCTTCACCCACCCCTTCAAACACGCTTTCTTCTGAGAATTTACCCAAAGAGATCCCAGTCTATCCTAATGCCCAACTGCAAACTGCTCAAGCCGGCTCAACTCCTAACTCAGGAACCATTCGCTGGACCTCTTCAGATCCGAGAAATTTGATAGAAAACTTTTATCAACAGCAATTTACAGCCGCCAAATGGCAGATCACTCAACCTTTTTCTGCTGATACCGAGAACAATACTTTAATGGCTAGTAGAGAGGGATTAGATGTTAAAGTGACGGTGACTCCTTCATCAACCAATCGTGGTAATACCGATTTGCTTATTGAATATCAACCGAGTAACAATTCAGCCCAATCTCAGACTAACACTCCAACCTCAACCCCTACACCTACTCCTAGTGCAACCCCTACCACTCCCCCTACAGACACCAATTTTTCTGATCTCTCACAAGTGCCTGAACCTTGGCGCAATTATGTGCAAGATTTAGCGAGTTTAGGCGTTTTAAGTGCGGATAAAGGCAATCAATTTAATCCTAATGCGCCTATTACCCGTCGAGATTTTGCCCGTTGGTTATACAATGCCAATAATAAAATCTTTGCTAATGCTGCGGGTAAGCAAATTCGGCCGGGTTCAACGAGTTCTCAAAGTGCTTTTACTGATGTTAAGCCGAATGATCCTGATTTTCCCATTATCCAAGGATTAGCAGAAGCGGGGTTAATTCCTTCTCCTTTAACTGGTGATAGTAATGCTTTGCTATTTCGTCCCAATGCGCCTCTGACTCGGGAAGAATTAGTACAGTGGAAAGTTCCTTTAGATTCTCGTAAGGGGCTACCTACCGCCTCTATGGAGAGTGTTAAGGAAACTTGGGGATTCCAAGACCTTAATAAAATCAATCCTTTAGCCTTGCGATCGCTTTATGCTGACTATCAAAATGGAGAGCAAGCGAATATTAAGCGTGTATTTGGTTATACGACCCTATTTCAGCCGAAAAAACCGGTAACTCGTGCCGAAGCGGCGGCGGCTTTATGGTATTTTGGCTATCAGGGTGATGGAATGTCTGCCCAAGATGCGCTACAGGCTCAAAAGGCCCAAAATCCCAGTTAGATATCCT is from Gloeothece verrucosa PCC 7822 and encodes:
- a CDS encoding S-layer homology domain-containing protein gives rise to the protein MGFVACLVGLLTACSGNGQLEGKLAPDPALKNNAQTPSTPSPTPSNTLSSENLPKEIPVYPNAQLQTAQAGSTPNSGTIRWTSSDPRNLIENFYQQQFTAAKWQITQPFSADTENNTLMASREGLDVKVTVTPSSTNRGNTDLLIEYQPSNNSAQSQTNTPTSTPTPTPSATPTTPPTDTNFSDLSQVPEPWRNYVQDLASLGVLSADKGNQFNPNAPITRRDFARWLYNANNKIFANAAGKQIRPGSTSSQSAFTDVKPNDPDFPIIQGLAEAGLIPSPLTGDSNALLFRPNAPLTREELVQWKVPLDSRKGLPTASMESVKETWGFQDLNKINPLALRSLYADYQNGEQANIKRVFGYTTLFQPKKPVTRAEAAAALWYFGYQGDGMSAQDALQAQKAQNPS